The Kitasatospora sp. NBC_00374 genome has a segment encoding these proteins:
- a CDS encoding amino acid permease: MTSVQVDRHSDGGTAAGTAPEEGYERGLNSRQVQMIAIGGAIGVGLFLGAGANIAKAGPSLILMYAVAGVIVFFIMRALGELLLYRPVSGSFAEYSREFLGPFFGFVTGWTYWLMWVVTGMAELTAAAIYVNYWFPQVPQWVTALVFLVVLYVANLISVKLFGEIEFWFSMVKVTALVGMIVIGLGVVTFGFSQAGDTAAASNLWAYDGIFPKGVGSSLMTLQGVMFAYLAVELIGVTAGESENPEKTLPKAINALPWRIIVFYVGALSVILMVVRWTEFQAGVSPFVAAFSKIGIPFAAAIVNFVVLTAALSSCNSGMYSTGRMLRDLAANSEAPRALGRLSSSKTPAVGITLSAVLMGVGVLLNYVVPEKAFGYVTSVATAAGIWTWLMILVSHIRYRRAVVAGRLPASSFPAPGGTVCSWIAVAFLLMVTVFIAIDPDSRVSLYVGAGWAVCLAIGWALLKRRGDAAPAVAAEQLEPVGGPGH; the protein is encoded by the coding sequence ATGACCTCAGTGCAGGTCGACAGGCACAGCGACGGCGGCACGGCGGCCGGCACCGCTCCCGAAGAGGGGTACGAGCGGGGACTCAACAGCCGCCAGGTCCAGATGATCGCCATCGGCGGTGCCATCGGCGTGGGGCTCTTCCTCGGCGCGGGCGCGAACATCGCCAAGGCCGGCCCCAGCCTGATCCTGATGTACGCCGTCGCCGGCGTGATCGTGTTCTTCATCATGCGGGCGCTCGGCGAACTGCTCCTGTACCGCCCGGTCTCCGGGTCCTTCGCGGAGTACTCGCGCGAGTTCCTCGGCCCGTTCTTCGGCTTCGTGACCGGCTGGACGTACTGGCTGATGTGGGTCGTCACCGGCATGGCCGAGCTCACCGCCGCCGCGATCTACGTGAACTACTGGTTCCCGCAGGTCCCGCAGTGGGTCACCGCACTGGTCTTCCTGGTGGTCCTGTACGTGGCCAACCTGATCTCGGTGAAGCTGTTCGGCGAGATCGAGTTCTGGTTCTCGATGGTCAAGGTGACCGCGCTGGTCGGCATGATCGTGATCGGCCTCGGCGTGGTCACCTTCGGCTTCAGCCAGGCCGGCGACACGGCCGCCGCCTCCAACCTCTGGGCGTACGACGGCATCTTCCCCAAGGGCGTCGGCTCCAGCCTGATGACGCTCCAGGGCGTGATGTTCGCCTACCTCGCCGTCGAGCTGATCGGCGTCACCGCCGGTGAGTCCGAGAACCCCGAGAAGACCCTGCCCAAGGCCATCAACGCCCTGCCCTGGCGCATCATCGTCTTCTACGTCGGCGCGCTGAGCGTGATCCTGATGGTGGTCCGGTGGACCGAGTTCCAGGCGGGCGTCAGCCCGTTCGTGGCCGCCTTCTCCAAGATCGGCATTCCGTTCGCCGCCGCGATCGTCAACTTCGTCGTCCTCACCGCCGCGCTCTCCTCCTGCAACTCCGGCATGTACTCCACCGGCCGGATGCTGCGCGACCTCGCCGCCAACTCCGAGGCCCCCAGGGCACTCGGCCGGCTGAGCAGCAGCAAGACCCCGGCCGTCGGCATCACGCTGTCCGCCGTCCTGATGGGCGTCGGCGTGCTGCTGAACTACGTCGTGCCGGAGAAGGCCTTCGGCTACGTCACCTCGGTCGCCACCGCGGCCGGCATCTGGACCTGGCTGATGATCCTGGTCAGCCACATCCGCTACCGCCGCGCGGTCGTCGCCGGCCGCCTCCCGGCCTCCTCCTTCCCCGCCCCCGGCGGCACGGTGTGCAGCTGGATCGCAGTGGCCTTCCTGCTGATGGTGACCGTCTTCATCGCCATCGACCCGGACAGCCGCGTCTCGCTCTACGTCGGCGCCGGCTGGGCCGTGTGCCTGGCGATCGGCTGGGCGCTGCTCAAGCGCCGCGGCGACGCCGCACCCGCGGTGGCCGCCGAGCAGCTGGAGCCCGTGGGCGGGCCCGGCCACTGA